The sequence below is a genomic window from Vibrio spartinae.
TATATCCGAATAAATCGCAAACACATTCACTCAGCGCGGAAGATAATGCTATCGAATAAACAAAAAATCAATACACAACACTGTTCGCAAAAGCTATTTTTATAATCATACACACAACAAAACAATACGAACTAAAAACAAATAATTAACATTTATTTAAAATAACACTTTACAAACCGGTTAAAAAAAGCGAATTTTAGAGCGACAGAGGCATTGCATGATTCAAGCGTTTCACCAATGTTGACAGTTACCGAAGACGTTACCGAAGACAAGTCACCTGATTCGCTTAGAACATCACCTCAACATTGACACATTCAGTTGTCTATCACTCAAATTTGTTAACAATCTCAGAAAAATTTGCAGTATACTCGCGACGCTCAGTAGCACAAAAAACGTACAGATTTATTTCTCTCAGTATGAAAATAGGGATCTTTGTTCAGAAATAAGTCATCAAATCGAAACAAATGAGAAACATATCATAGATATACTTACTGCGATTGTGATATTTAAGACTCATACAGAGCAGATTTCGTCATAGAGCATACATAATAAAAGAGGCTAATTATGGATGATTTGCACTTTGAAGATATACTTGAAAAAGAGATTAGTAAAATCCGAGTAACCCGCTCTAAACCAACAAAGCGAATGTGGAGAGAAATAGAAGCAATACGCGATAAACGTCGATTACAGAAAGAATTAATGGAAATTGATATCAGTCTTGAACTCGATGATATCGATATCTGAGAAAGTAAAAAGGTTCCCTCTCGGGAACCTTTTTACTTATTACTTACTTTCCAGCATCTCTTCTCTCACGAGCTGAGCGAGCTGTTTATATCGATCTGCAATGGTCTCACCAAAAACGGGGTCATCTTCGTTTTGCGTCCATTTCCCTTCTACATGCTGCCAATCCTCAACAGTAAAGGTCTGCTTAATCAGCGGTAAAATTTCTTTTTCTTCCAAATCCAAATGACGTTTCTGTTCCACAATAAAATCAGATAACTGATTAATAAATACATCCTGAGGGACAATTACGTCCTGCAAAATCATATCAATCACGCCAAGAAACTCATGGGTTTTCTCCGACAGATTACGATGGTCAGCTTCCAGATCAGCGATATACTCCCTTTCCCCGTACTTTTCCATATAGTACTGGTAGATTAAATCCTCTTTTGGATGGTGTGCGGCTTCTGAATGTGAACACAAATAATCGACAATCTCTTTAATCAGGGAATAATTGACCGCCTGTTCATTCTTCAGTGTTTGCAACTTCCGCTTGAGGATGGCTAATAACCGGGTCATGTAACCATGTTCCCGACGAATCCGTTCTATCATCATGTCGCCTCTCCGGTTCATCATATGATAAACAAATTGTATATAACTTATCGGGGAACTGATTTGATTCTGGTCGTAAAAAATACAATTTCTCTCAGTGATGCTCTAATCCAGAATAGGCTGCCAGTTGATCGGTGTCTCACCATGTTCTTGAAGATACTGATTTGCTTTAGAAAAATGTTTACAG
It includes:
- a CDS encoding DUF3545 family protein; this encodes MDDLHFEDILEKEISKIRVTRSKPTKRMWREIEAIRDKRRLQKELMEIDISLELDDIDI
- a CDS encoding hemerythrin domain-containing protein; this translates as MMIERIRREHGYMTRLLAILKRKLQTLKNEQAVNYSLIKEIVDYLCSHSEAAHHPKEDLIYQYYMEKYGEREYIADLEADHRNLSEKTHEFLGVIDMILQDVIVPQDVFINQLSDFIVEQKRHLDLEEKEILPLIKQTFTVEDWQHVEGKWTQNEDDPVFGETIADRYKQLAQLVREEMLESK